A window of Paremcibacter congregatus contains these coding sequences:
- the ectA gene encoding diaminobutyrate acetyltransferase produces the protein MTNIKEQALALRRPVSEDGAAVFQLIRQCPPLDPNSLYCNLLQCSHFAATSVAAFDTDQLVGFISGYIIPDRPNTLFIWQVAVGETARGSGLATKMLHHIVQRPTCQAVTHMETTITQDNQASWALFERFADKIGAEVTSSVMFDRDTHFAGEHDSEHRVKIGPFHLNSEA, from the coding sequence ATGACGAACATAAAAGAACAGGCGCTTGCCCTGCGCAGGCCTGTATCAGAAGATGGCGCCGCCGTATTTCAGTTAATCCGACAATGCCCGCCGCTTGACCCCAATTCGCTATATTGCAACCTGCTGCAATGTAGCCATTTCGCCGCGACCTCTGTTGCGGCCTTCGATACAGATCAACTAGTTGGCTTTATTTCCGGCTATATTATTCCAGACCGCCCGAACACCCTGTTCATCTGGCAGGTGGCTGTAGGCGAGACGGCCCGGGGATCCGGTCTGGCGACCAAGATGCTGCACCATATCGTACAGCGCCCCACGTGCCAGGCGGTAACCCATATGGAAACGACCATCACACAGGACAATCAGGCGTCCTGGGCTCTGTTTGAGCGATTTGCCGACAAGATAGGAGCCGAGGTCACATCCTCGGTCATGTTTGATCGTGACACGCATTTCGCCGGAGAACACGATTCAGAACATCGGGTCAAAATTGGCCCCTTCCACCTAAATTCCGAGGCTTAA
- a CDS encoding efflux RND transporter periplasmic adaptor subunit gives MKKLILPLGILAVTILLAWTILSNPPKSRRGEAAKAPRLVVETQLLAPVEYQVFLDSYGTVRPRTQSTLVAQVSGQIRFISDKFRDGGFFEKGDILVRLDDRDYQAEVKIAQSTLMSARQALLEEQARAEQAREDWTRLGVAGEEANALVLRTPQLEAARARVLSAEAQLQKAALNLERTKIVAPYAGRILQKLVDVGQVVSGNSPLAEIYAVDYVEIRLPIKNRDLALLQLPEQYRDADTASAGAKVEFHSDLTTGQIWTGRLVRTEGAIDDKSRQLYAVAQITNPYAGQSRQKTPLKIGQYVTATIEGLYLRDALVIPNSAIYQGSYVYVVEDGLLKRREIETRWQNDEDSLVAAGLKAGERLVVTPLGRVSSGTPVVLASEGDGERPGNRNAAGASQ, from the coding sequence ATGAAAAAACTTATACTCCCTCTTGGAATATTGGCCGTAACGATATTATTGGCCTGGACCATCCTCAGCAATCCGCCGAAAAGTCGCCGGGGCGAGGCCGCGAAGGCGCCGCGCCTGGTGGTGGAAACGCAACTGCTTGCCCCGGTTGAATATCAGGTGTTTCTTGACAGTTACGGGACGGTTCGTCCCCGAACCCAAAGCACGCTGGTGGCGCAGGTCTCTGGTCAGATCCGTTTTATTAGTGACAAGTTTCGTGATGGCGGTTTTTTTGAAAAAGGCGATATTCTGGTCCGGCTTGATGACCGGGATTACCAGGCGGAAGTCAAGATCGCCCAGTCGACCCTGATGTCTGCGCGTCAGGCGCTTCTGGAAGAACAGGCCCGGGCGGAACAGGCACGGGAAGACTGGACACGGTTGGGCGTCGCCGGTGAAGAAGCCAATGCGTTGGTGTTGCGCACGCCGCAACTGGAAGCGGCGCGGGCGCGGGTGCTGTCGGCGGAGGCTCAATTGCAAAAGGCGGCCTTGAATCTGGAGAGGACAAAAATTGTCGCCCCGTACGCCGGACGAATTTTACAGAAACTGGTGGATGTCGGTCAGGTGGTATCGGGGAATAGTCCGTTGGCGGAAATTTACGCGGTAGATTATGTGGAAATTCGTTTGCCGATCAAAAACCGGGATTTAGCGTTATTGCAGCTGCCGGAACAATATCGCGATGCCGATACGGCCTCGGCGGGGGCCAAGGTTGAATTTCACTCCGATCTGACGACGGGACAGATATGGACCGGACGTCTGGTGCGCACCGAGGGCGCCATCGACGATAAATCGCGGCAACTGTATGCCGTGGCGCAAATCACCAATCCCTATGCCGGTCAAAGCCGTCAGAAAACCCCCCTTAAAATTGGTCAATATGTCACGGCCACCATCGAAGGTCTTTATTTAAGAGATGCGCTGGTCATCCCCAACAGCGCCATTTATCAGGGCAGCTATGTTTATGTGGTGGAAGACGGGCTGTTGAAACGGCGGGAGATTGAAACCCGCTGGCAAAATGATGAGGACAGCCTGGTCGCCGCCGGGTTGAAGGCCGGGGAACGTCTGGTGGTGACGCCACTTGGAAGAGTGAGTTCGGGTACACCGGTGGTGCTCGCCAGTGAGGGTGACGGGGAAAGACCAGGCAACCGCAATGCGGCGGGAGCATCGCAATGA
- a CDS encoding TolC family protein, with amino-acid sequence MNRGKGPGTGPFRATVKGVAAAAACLLLLSCSRPATPDASQRRIVAPENWGDRQETRAQVADHWLATLGSTGLTQLVETALENNQTLQQQALAVEIRKEQLVRAGSALWPSLDLALKRSRSRAVSALAASDAASVDLNLTYELDIWGKLSADARRANRLLLAEQASYAQARQDLAARVANAWLTVLQADRLLQLFQQRVDNARENQAIIESGYRRGLNSALDVYLVRNELNSQISRVRDQESVKVAALRTLERLLGQYPDGRLAVSAGWPVLTEDIPLGMPSDLITRKAGLVASWNRLLAQDAALAFAHKQRFPSLSLTASAGDRGNELDDLLKGSPFAWSLLGSLTTPLFNAGRLRAGEAAAALEVKQAEQAYLDDLYGAFEAVENALTRDDSLRQRYQAMVKAQENAIIAATLSFEQYQKGLVNYTTVLEAQNRSFEAQTTVIQLRKQRIANRVDLHLALGGDFDAAPRTDESIAAEQDVTDKDL; translated from the coding sequence GTGAACAGAGGAAAGGGACCAGGAACAGGACCTTTCCGGGCGACGGTCAAAGGTGTCGCGGCGGCAGCGGCGTGCCTGTTGTTGTTGTCCTGTAGTCGGCCGGCAACCCCTGATGCCAGTCAACGTCGCATCGTTGCACCGGAAAACTGGGGGGACCGGCAAGAGACGCGGGCGCAGGTTGCGGATCACTGGCTGGCGACACTGGGCAGTACCGGCCTGACGCAACTGGTGGAAACGGCGCTTGAAAATAATCAAACCTTGCAGCAACAGGCGTTGGCGGTAGAAATCAGAAAAGAACAGCTGGTGAGGGCAGGCAGCGCCTTGTGGCCATCCCTTGATTTGGCGTTGAAGCGCAGCCGTTCGCGGGCGGTATCCGCGCTGGCGGCCAGTGACGCCGCCTCTGTGGATTTGAACTTAACTTACGAACTGGACATATGGGGCAAGCTTTCGGCCGATGCCCGGCGGGCCAACCGGTTGTTGTTGGCGGAACAGGCCAGTTACGCTCAGGCGCGTCAGGATCTGGCTGCCCGGGTGGCCAACGCCTGGCTGACTGTGCTGCAGGCCGACAGATTATTGCAGCTGTTTCAGCAACGGGTTGACAACGCCCGGGAAAATCAGGCGATCATTGAATCCGGATATCGGCGGGGGCTGAACAGCGCCCTGGATGTATATTTGGTGCGTAATGAACTGAACAGTCAGATTTCCCGGGTTCGGGATCAGGAATCTGTCAAGGTCGCGGCGCTTCGGACGCTGGAAAGACTGCTCGGGCAATATCCGGATGGTCGTCTTGCGGTGTCGGCCGGCTGGCCGGTCCTGACGGAAGATATCCCTCTGGGAATGCCATCGGATCTGATCACCCGGAAGGCCGGGCTGGTGGCGAGCTGGAACAGGTTGTTGGCTCAGGACGCCGCGCTTGCCTTTGCTCATAAACAGCGTTTTCCGAGCCTGAGCCTGACAGCCTCTGCCGGCGATCGTGGTAATGAACTGGATGATTTGCTGAAAGGGTCCCCTTTTGCCTGGTCGCTGCTGGGCAGCCTGACGACGCCGCTGTTCAATGCGGGACGGTTGCGGGCGGGCGAGGCGGCGGCGGCCCTCGAAGTCAAACAGGCCGAGCAGGCCTATCTCGATGATCTTTACGGGGCCTTCGAGGCGGTGGAAAATGCCCTGACCCGCGATGACAGTTTGCGGCAAAGATACCAGGCAATGGTCAAGGCGCAGGAGAACGCCATCATCGCCGCGACCTTGTCTTTTGAACAATATCAGAAGGGTCTGGTGAATTATACCACAGTCCTGGAGGCGCAAAACAGATCCTTCGAGGCACAGACAACTGTTATTCAATTGAGGAAGCAGAGGATCGCCAACCGGGTAGATCTTCATCTGGCCTTAGGGGGAGATTTTGATGCGGCCCCGCGGACGGACGAAAGTATAGCAGCAGAACAAGATGTTACGGACAAGGACTTATGA
- a CDS encoding LuxR family transcriptional regulator → MTQQYNDMDYFALAQGFIEKSKRADDLYGLTNLFEQTIKALGCRYFVCASNVDPLNIPYYAICLTNYPVEWALHFSEQQYQKIDPIFMTSQARITPFTWSDESWRASLNFEQTKILNEASEIGLGEGFTVPIHTAEGFPASCSVVFEPGSVDPRALNCIHLMACFFYEAAMKLKVTTPLQKKPILTPRQRECLEFVAQGKSDWAISRIIGVSESTVHFHVQQTMKRLKVSTRTQAIVHALFLGEIKFFDVQISRNNSKGFINLS, encoded by the coding sequence ATGACCCAGCAGTATAATGACATGGACTATTTTGCATTGGCGCAGGGGTTTATTGAAAAATCCAAACGTGCGGATGACCTGTATGGATTGACAAATTTATTTGAGCAAACCATTAAGGCGCTTGGGTGCCGGTATTTTGTCTGTGCCTCCAATGTGGACCCTCTGAACATTCCCTATTATGCCATTTGTCTGACAAATTATCCTGTTGAATGGGCGCTGCATTTTAGCGAACAGCAATATCAGAAAATCGATCCGATCTTTATGACGTCTCAGGCGCGGATCACGCCTTTTACCTGGTCTGACGAATCCTGGCGCGCCAGTCTCAATTTTGAACAAACAAAGATTTTGAATGAAGCCTCGGAGATCGGTTTGGGGGAAGGTTTCACCGTTCCCATTCATACGGCCGAAGGATTCCCCGCATCATGTTCGGTGGTTTTCGAGCCCGGCAGTGTCGATCCGCGGGCCTTGAACTGTATCCATTTGATGGCGTGTTTTTTTTATGAGGCGGCGATGAAGCTGAAGGTCACGACGCCGCTTCAGAAAAAACCGATTCTCACCCCGCGGCAGCGCGAATGCCTGGAGTTTGTCGCCCAGGGGAAAAGTGACTGGGCCATCAGCCGAATTATCGGAGTGAGCGAAAGCACAGTGCATTTCCATGTTCAGCAAACCATGAAGCGGCTAAAGGTATCCACTCGCACCCAGGCGATCGTCCATGCTCTGTTCCTGGGGGAGATCAAGTTTTTTGATGTGCAAATCAGCCGAAATAACAGCAAAGGGTTCATCAATCTTTCCTGA
- a CDS encoding acyl-homoserine-lactone synthase has translation MIYLINQENRHLFANLLKQMFQHRNEIFINRLKWDLTADNGLEKDQFDTEDAMYLILVDDTTGDLRSSLRLIPTIKPHLMSDLFSSLCEKGVPRGEGVWEISRYCCNPSLKSRQENIKAIQEIMCGIFECALIYGWEKLTLVVGMPLLQHCLRAAWDISPLGLPQKDKSTNICAFEVAVTPAGLQALRRAAGNFNPALKILPQKQLAA, from the coding sequence ATGATCTATCTTATAAATCAAGAAAACCGACATCTCTTTGCCAACCTGCTGAAACAAATGTTTCAGCATCGGAACGAGATTTTTATCAACCGCCTGAAATGGGATTTGACGGCCGATAATGGCCTGGAAAAAGACCAGTTTGATACTGAGGATGCGATGTATCTGATCTTGGTTGATGATACCACCGGGGATTTGCGCAGTTCGTTGCGGCTGATCCCGACCATCAAACCCCATCTTATGTCCGACCTGTTTAGTTCCTTGTGTGAGAAAGGCGTTCCCCGCGGGGAAGGCGTCTGGGAAATTTCCCGCTATTGCTGTAATCCTTCCCTGAAATCCCGGCAGGAGAACATCAAGGCCATCCAGGAAATTATGTGTGGCATATTCGAATGTGCCCTGATTTATGGGTGGGAGAAGTTAACTCTGGTTGTCGGTATGCCCTTGTTACAGCATTGTTTGCGGGCGGCTTGGGATATCAGTCCGCTGGGGCTGCCACAGAAAGATAAATCCACCAACATCTGCGCTTTTGAAGTGGCGGTAACGCCGGCGGGTCTGCAAGCCCTGAGGCGTGCGGCCGGGAACTTTAATCCGGCGCTTAAGATACTCCCGCAGAAGCAGCTTGCCGCTTAG
- a CDS encoding phytanoyl-CoA dioxygenase family protein, with translation MKQRITQLKRRKAVDTLRSKGYVILENMISPDLLSNVSQELDQWFAKTPRCQGDFYGEDTTRYGSLLTKAPSSQDLALHPDISYIADEILGPNCDWYQLNLGQAVRIHPGAPQQPPHRDEEMWPCPKSCEYLINVMWAIDDFTLENGATRIWPRSHFASLNRDMDEAEAIVAEMPKGSALIFLGSVTHCGGANRYFEHRTGIIFSYSLGWLKQYENQFLAYPPKVAATFPPELQALIGYKVHRPNLGGYENNCPSVLLQETLPETLPAVDCLPPEIEQQLAALRSQAA, from the coding sequence ATGAAACAACGGATAACACAATTGAAGAGACGTAAAGCCGTCGATACCTTGCGGTCAAAAGGATATGTCATCCTTGAAAATATGATCAGTCCGGACCTGCTGAGCAACGTCAGTCAGGAACTGGACCAGTGGTTTGCCAAAACGCCCCGGTGTCAGGGCGACTTTTATGGTGAAGATACCACGCGTTACGGGTCCTTGCTTACCAAGGCGCCGTCTTCTCAGGATTTGGCGTTACATCCTGATATTTCCTATATTGCTGATGAAATACTCGGGCCTAATTGTGACTGGTATCAGCTTAACCTGGGGCAGGCGGTGCGTATTCATCCCGGGGCGCCGCAACAACCGCCACACCGGGATGAGGAAATGTGGCCCTGCCCGAAAAGTTGCGAATATCTGATTAATGTAATGTGGGCGATTGATGATTTTACGTTGGAAAACGGGGCGACCCGTATTTGGCCCAGAAGTCATTTTGCGTCCCTGAACCGTGATATGGATGAGGCGGAGGCCATCGTTGCCGAAATGCCGAAGGGGTCGGCTCTAATTTTTCTGGGGTCAGTAACACATTGTGGCGGGGCCAATCGGTATTTTGAACATCGTACCGGTATTATTTTCAGTTATTCTCTGGGGTGGCTGAAACAGTATGAAAATCAGTTTCTGGCTTACCCGCCAAAAGTTGCAGCGACCTTCCCGCCGGAATTACAGGCATTGATCGGCTATAAAGTACATCGCCCCAATCTTGGCGGATATGAAAATAACTGTCCTTCTGTCTTGCTGCAGGAAACATTACCGGAGACATTACCGGCTGTAGATTGTTTGCCGCCGGAAATAGAACAACAGCTGGCGGCGTTGCGCAGTCAGGCGGCCTAG
- a CDS encoding efflux RND transporter permease subunit produces MIAWFARNSVAANLLMISIVIAGLFSLFRFIPLEIFPSVEVDEISISMSLRGATPEDVEKGISIRIEEAVQDLTGIRKIVSRSSEGRAFVTIEVDSGYDPRDMLADIKSRVDAINTFPVDAEKPVVSFNERKREVIVVTVASDYGEKETREYAEEVRDDLLRLPGITQVLLEGVRNYEIAIEVSQDKLREYNMSIADVTAAIRNFSLDSSSGNLKSSGGEILLRSKGQAYRKDEFAAIAVKTNPDGSILRLGDLATIRDEFEEYPVRTRFNGRQAAFLEVYRVGQQSAIDVAQKVRDYLDGQQATLPQGYELSFWDDDSQIVKNRLATLTSNALQGGILVLALLTLFLRPSIAFWVFIGIPVSFMGAFLIMPLFGVTLNILSLFGFILVLGIVVDDAIVTGENIYTHLKNAESGEEAAIRGTQEVAVPVTFGILTTIVAFMPLAFIEGQRGAFFAQIPFVVIPVLLFSLIESKFVLPSHLKHIKLRHEKGESSRLERFQERFADGFEHAIIRYYKPLLALSLRHKLVTLSIYFGVFLVMISLIMSGWTKFIFFPRIPSETVRVSLTLPAGTPFEVTNKHIMRITDKARILRDKYRDPETNVSVITNILTTTGGRGGVSNQGRVRFEIIPPEKRDSTVTSNDLAREWRQLIGPIPGAESLTFRSEFGRSSDPIDIQLSSNSLTTLEQVAEKIKKRLATYPTVFDIADSMSDGKSEIQIELNDQGKALGMTRNDVSRQVRQAYFGAEAQRIQRGRDDVRVMVRLPLAERQSLASLRDLLIETPAGGAVPLSHVADLIPGKSPSAIRRIDRYRTLNVTADIEKANTNMTVLQADLTGYLDELMSQYPGVNYSLEGEAKEQRESYNSLAWGLLLVFFVIYVLLAIPFKSYSQPLVVMSVIPFGLIGATVGHWIMGMELTIMSLMGMLALVGVVVNDSLVLVDYINKKRMEAGDLISAVLTAGIARFRPVFLTSVTTFIGLMPLLFEESTQAQFLIPMAVSLGFGILFATFITLILVPVNYLLLEGVKVKVSQLLGRKAEKQLS; encoded by the coding sequence ATGATTGCATGGTTCGCCCGGAATAGCGTTGCCGCCAATTTATTGATGATCAGCATTGTCATTGCGGGGTTGTTCAGCCTGTTCCGTTTTATCCCGCTGGAAATATTTCCCTCTGTCGAGGTGGATGAAATCAGCATCAGCATGAGCCTGCGCGGCGCGACGCCGGAAGACGTGGAAAAGGGCATTTCGATCCGCATTGAAGAAGCGGTGCAGGATCTGACCGGGATTCGCAAGATTGTCAGCCGGTCTTCCGAGGGGCGCGCTTTTGTCACCATCGAAGTTGACAGTGGTTATGATCCCCGCGACATGCTGGCTGATATCAAAAGCCGGGTTGACGCCATTAATACCTTTCCTGTGGACGCGGAAAAACCGGTGGTCTCTTTCAATGAACGCAAACGCGAGGTCATCGTAGTGACCGTCGCCAGTGATTACGGGGAGAAAGAAACCCGGGAATATGCCGAAGAGGTGCGTGATGACCTGCTGCGGTTGCCGGGCATCACCCAGGTGTTGCTGGAAGGCGTGCGTAATTACGAAATTGCGATTGAAGTGTCTCAGGACAAATTACGCGAATATAATATGAGCATCGCCGATGTCACGGCAGCCATTCGCAATTTCAGTCTTGATAGTTCATCGGGGAATCTGAAATCGTCGGGAGGAGAGATTCTGTTGCGGTCCAAGGGGCAGGCCTATCGCAAGGATGAATTTGCCGCCATTGCGGTGAAAACCAATCCCGATGGCTCCATTTTGCGGCTTGGCGATCTGGCAACGATCCGGGATGAATTTGAAGAGTATCCGGTGCGCACCCGTTTCAACGGGCGGCAGGCGGCGTTTCTCGAGGTGTATCGCGTTGGCCAGCAGAGCGCCATTGATGTGGCGCAGAAGGTGCGCGATTATCTTGACGGGCAGCAGGCGACCCTGCCTCAGGGGTATGAACTCAGTTTTTGGGATGATGATTCCCAGATTGTTAAAAATCGCCTGGCCACACTGACCAGCAACGCTTTGCAGGGCGGGATACTGGTGTTGGCGTTATTAACATTGTTTCTGCGGCCGTCGATCGCCTTCTGGGTGTTTATCGGTATTCCGGTATCCTTCATGGGCGCCTTTCTGATCATGCCTCTGTTCGGGGTGACCCTGAATATTCTGAGTCTGTTCGGGTTCATACTGGTATTGGGGATTGTCGTTGATGACGCGATTGTTACCGGGGAAAATATCTATACCCATCTGAAGAACGCCGAGTCCGGAGAAGAAGCGGCGATCAGAGGCACCCAGGAAGTGGCCGTACCGGTGACCTTCGGGATTCTGACCACAATCGTTGCTTTTATGCCGTTGGCTTTTATCGAGGGGCAACGGGGGGCGTTTTTCGCTCAAATCCCCTTTGTGGTGATTCCGGTGTTGTTGTTTTCCCTGATTGAATCCAAGTTTGTGCTGCCGTCGCATCTGAAACATATCAAATTGCGTCATGAGAAGGGCGAAAGCAGTCGGCTGGAACGTTTTCAGGAACGGTTCGCTGACGGATTCGAACATGCCATTATACGCTATTACAAGCCGCTTCTGGCACTTTCCCTGCGTCACAAGCTGGTGACCTTAAGCATTTATTTTGGTGTTTTCCTTGTCATGATCAGTCTGATCATGAGCGGCTGGACCAAATTCATCTTTTTCCCGCGCATTCCCAGCGAAACCGTCCGGGTCAGTTTGACCCTGCCCGCAGGAACACCGTTTGAAGTCACCAACAAACATATCATGCGCATAACCGATAAAGCGCGAATCTTGCGCGATAAGTATCGTGACCCGGAAACCAATGTCAGTGTGATTACCAATATCCTGACCACGACCGGGGGGCGCGGTGGCGTGTCCAACCAGGGCCGGGTCCGGTTTGAAATCATTCCACCGGAAAAACGTGACAGCACTGTCACCTCCAATGATCTGGCGCGGGAATGGCGGCAATTGATTGGCCCCATTCCGGGTGCAGAAAGCCTGACGTTCCGGTCTGAATTTGGCCGGTCATCCGACCCGATTGACATACAGCTTTCGTCCAATTCCCTGACAACCCTGGAACAGGTGGCGGAAAAAATTAAAAAACGTCTCGCCACCTACCCGACGGTGTTTGACATAGCCGACAGCATGTCTGACGGTAAAAGCGAAATCCAGATCGAACTGAACGATCAGGGCAAGGCGTTGGGGATGACCCGGAATGACGTATCCCGTCAGGTGCGACAGGCCTACTTTGGGGCCGAAGCGCAACGTATCCAGAGGGGGCGTGATGATGTGCGCGTGATGGTGCGCTTGCCGTTGGCAGAACGGCAGTCACTGGCCTCGTTGCGGGATTTGCTGATTGAAACGCCCGCCGGGGGTGCCGTACCGTTGTCGCATGTGGCGGACCTTATTCCTGGTAAAAGTCCGTCGGCCATTCGTCGGATTGATCGCTACCGTACGCTAAATGTTACGGCGGATATTGAAAAGGCCAACACCAACATGACCGTGTTACAGGCCGACCTGACCGGCTACCTTGATGAATTGATGTCGCAATATCCCGGGGTGAATTATTCTCTGGAAGGCGAAGCCAAAGAACAGCGGGAATCCTATAACTCTCTCGCCTGGGGTCTGTTGCTGGTGTTCTTCGTGATCTATGTGCTGCTGGCGATTCCGTTCAAATCCTACAGCCAGCCTTTGGTGGTGATGAGCGTCATTCCCTTTGGATTGATTGGCGCCACCGTCGGGCACTGGATCATGGGTATGGAACTGACGATCATGAGTCTGATGGGGATGCTGGCTCTGGTCGGGGTGGTGGTCAATGACAGTCTGGTTCTGGTTGATTATATCAACAAGAAACGTATGGAGGCTGGCGATCTGATATCGGCGGTGCTGACCGCGGGAATAGCGCGTTTCCGGCCGGTGTTCCTGACCAGTGTCACGACTTTTATCGGGTTGATGCCGTTGCTGTTTGAAGAATCCACCCAGGCCCAGTTCCTGATACCGATGGCGGTTTCACTTGGCTTTGGCATTCTGTTCGCCACGTTTATTACGCTTATACTGGTGCCGGTGAACTATCTTTTGCTGGAAGGTGTCAAGGTAAAGGTCAGCCAGCTACTGGGCCGCAAAGCGGAAAAACAGCTGTCCTGA
- a CDS encoding DUF1861 family protein yields the protein MRDESVKRVRDLFSEFQQKRQKTEKKTAKIRFKDVGEKDVYNITAPFQSADKIVIAGRVEPRGHEFSKVIFFEEKDAAWWPVKDAPIYGLQDPFITTIRNELIFGGVKVHAVGQGLEWRTIMFRGPDIFHLTEFFHGPVGMKDIRLCDLENGRIGLFTRPQGVVGGRGKIGYVEIDNLEDLTKEVIHSAVLLEDMYHPLDWGGVNEAHLLTNGEIGVLAHAACFAQDHLMQERHYYAKSFIFNPVLKKFRDFKIIASRDQFLAGPAKRHDLANVVFSSGLIRQGGKAILYAGVSDTEAHWIEIDDPFGVK from the coding sequence ATGAGAGATGAAAGTGTGAAGCGGGTGCGCGATTTATTTTCTGAGTTTCAGCAGAAACGCCAGAAAACAGAAAAGAAAACCGCTAAAATCCGCTTTAAGGACGTCGGGGAAAAAGACGTCTATAATATTACCGCCCCTTTCCAATCGGCGGACAAGATCGTTATTGCTGGCCGGGTGGAACCGCGCGGTCATGAATTTTCCAAGGTTATCTTCTTCGAAGAAAAAGACGCGGCCTGGTGGCCGGTCAAGGACGCGCCGATCTACGGCCTGCAAGACCCCTTCATCACCACCATTCGCAACGAACTGATCTTTGGCGGGGTCAAGGTCCATGCCGTGGGGCAGGGACTGGAATGGCGCACCATTATGTTCCGGGGGCCGGATATTTTTCACCTGACAGAATTCTTTCATGGCCCGGTGGGGATGAAGGACATTCGTTTATGTGATCTGGAAAATGGACGGATTGGGTTGTTCACCAGACCGCAAGGCGTGGTTGGTGGACGCGGCAAGATTGGCTATGTTGAAATTGACAATCTTGAGGATTTGACGAAAGAGGTCATTCATTCCGCCGTCCTGCTGGAGGATATGTATCATCCGCTGGATTGGGGCGGCGTCAATGAAGCTCATCTTCTTACCAATGGCGAGATCGGTGTTCTGGCCCATGCGGCCTGTTTTGCTCAGGATCATCTGATGCAGGAACGGCATTATTACGCCAAGTCCTTTATTTTTAATCCGGTGCTGAAAAAATTCCGGGATTTCAAGATTATCGCCAGTCGCGATCAGTTCCTTGCCGGCCCGGCAAAGCGTCATGATTTGGCCAATGTGGTGTTTTCCTCCGGTTTGATCCGGCAGGGGGGAAAGGCGATCCTTTATGCCGGCGTATCGGATACGGAAGCCCACTGGATTGAAATTGACGATCCTTTTGGCGTGAAATAG